GACATAGCTTTCTTGGAGGGCGGTTATAGATTGGTAAATATCCTAAACGTTGGGATGCGTGtaaatttattttatactttttttttttttttgttttaagtcaATAGTCCACAAGCGTCGGGGTCTTATAGATTTCAAAATTAAAGATGGGTTTTTGGCCTAGTACATGTCTAAAACCATTGATTTGCCAAATGTGATGGCACATGGTAATGCTGAGAAATCAGCTGGTGTCTGGTCATGTTAATGCTTTATTACATTCAAGAGGTCAGCTACTACAAAAACCTACAAGTCCTTGGAGTTGCGCCTTCGAACAAGTGCTCATCAGAGATGAAAGCTGCTCTCTTGCCTAGGTCATATGTGGAGAAAGTAGGCCAATGCACGTGAGGTAAAAATCTCCTTTTGCTTTGCTCACATCCTTCAAACTCAGTTCTCATTGTTTCCATGAATACCTTCAAGTTAGCAGTTTTTAGTCCTCTGCTTCAGATGTCGCCTACCACATGCCATGGCCTCTTCCCCGATTGAAAGTTCATTGAGAAAATGTTTCTATGAAGCTCCTCTGGATTGTGGTGCTCCACCTCCCCGAGTCCACCAAAAAGCATTTGCCTAAGTCATGGGTAGCATTGTGCTCAGTCCACGCTGTTCACTGCACTAGTCCTCAAATTTGCTCCAGTAATGTCCCACAACAGTCCTAATTGACGTTTAAGGTGTCTTGACTGTATTCAGTTCTTTGTCCCCTTACATTTGAATGAGTTTCAGACTCGCTAGGATTGCATGCATTTTGTCGTGATTTGTCTTGTGGCAAATGTTGACCaggctctctttttctttagaTTGAACGGGCTGTCAGAGGCTTCAGTGGATCTCCACAGCTGAGTAAAGTATCCGGCTTTAAATGGCAGTGATTGATGCAGATCTTGTCAGGTAAATTCTTGTaattcagtcttttttttcttttttttttttgttactggTGCAGTCAAAATTGTGCATGGCTGATACAAACCCTTACTGGTATGTTTCAGGTGTAATGTGCAGCAGCGCTGGCGCAGCTGTAAGCAGTGGCTACGTTGGAGGATCCTGCCAACTAAAAGTTCAAGGAATTTGTGAATATCAAATCGTTGGCTTGTCTGCTATTCAAAGGTCCTAGAGAAGGGGTGGAGGAGAAACCAGGCAAGATGGCAGAGCTATTACACCCTAGTGCCTGAACACTTTCAACAATCACGTCACCTATCTGAATGTAAAGGAGTCCTTTTTAAAGTAATTGGCCTAGATTTAAGATGTAATACTGTTATGGTCACTTTTATGACTATTCATGACTTTACTATTCTGCTTTTTGTATTGcagtttcaaaaataaaattggCAATCGAACTGCTCTTGTTTTTGTACACAGtactctattttttttcttaaataacGGTCAACATTTTACTTAGTAATACTACTTGGATTACATTtaagtcagtttaaaaaaaaaaaacacttgacaGATTGATATGAGATGTTGGATGATGTAAGGATGCAGcaataggccttttttttttctctctttctctcccccagcagacattttgacctgCCACTAGGAAAAGTACAGGTGactggctgaattccatttagctgctttgaTTGCAGGTGTCTGGTATGTTTATGCTGTCATCACTGGAACACTTGTAAATATAACCAAGCATTGTTATTGgtaaccagtgttgggcaagttacttttaaaaggttactagttacttcttccaaaaggTAATTAGTTATATTGTTAGATTATCAAAGTacctagttacttcagaaattagttactttcaagtacatttttaaatgctcaaatgtaatcagattacttgttaatgaaaaaagtaagttattcccatcactgttAACATTAGTGCTTTTCTTACTGAAGTCACTGAGGCCTATTTGGGGGGCAATGCACCCCAAAACACTTAGTACTATAATACACATACTAATAcaatgtaaaagtactcatttaGTATTAGAAGTATTTCCTGCTAAATACTTTTATCAGAAATATTCATTTCAAATGACCCTTGAGTCAAATTGCATcattatttgtgattatttgtatACATATTTTAATGTAGTTGGTTATTGTGGTACTTATTTTATGTACTCCATATTTTTAGGTAGTTTAAGTAACACCATATGTTTAAGATGAGACTGTACCTGAAAAGTAACTAGCGACCATAAAATCTAAGAACAATATTTGTTTCATATATATCAAGTGGAATAGAAGTGTAGAATAGTAAGTCATAGAAACTTCTTTATGCTGTGAAATTCAATCCAAACTGAAACCAGGATGaggtacagaaaaaaagatactTTAATATTGAACATTTACAAGCTGAGTGAGCGAGGGCTCAGGTCCACATGGTGCTGGAGCTCAGGACGCTGTACGTCTTTGGTGGTGCTTACACGTACCACAAGAAACCGAAACGCTTGTGCAGAAGCTGTTCGCGGGGCCGGAGGTTAAACAGCTCCTCTGACAGAGGGGGGACCCAGCGGTCTGTGTGGAAGACCTTCTCACCAACCTGCACAAGTGGAAACGGGACACTGTTTTTATCAATACAAAGACACTGATGTTAACCTGGCTCCGATTATCACtcccaataaataaaataaaaataggatGGCCAAAAAATTAATTGTTACCAAAGAGGTATCACTTTACAGACTTGCATGCATTCTTTTTGGTGTCATCTTGTTTTTAAATAGctgaatataaaaatacaaatattcacTAGCAAATGAATTGCTGGAATGTGCTATACCGATAAAGCTTACTAGTATTGTTATGATCCATTGGTCATTTAATGAACTGGATTAGAATCTGTACTGTTTGGTCTTACATGTAATATGTATGCCATCTTTATAATtctgtttaaaataattttccacacaaaaataaagtgtaaacactttattttaaaaaaggcaaaaaggaacaattatgaacaaaacaacattttcagtGTGTGCCCCTAATTGCATGCAACTACCTTAGCTACTACTTCGTTATGCCAACAGTACATACATAACTACAGTCATATTGTTAAGCTGTTAGAGGCAGATGTTAAAAGCAACAAAGAGAAATCAAAGCTTTTATTTACCTTCCAACCAGGAACGTCCTTCATCAGAATCGCCTCCTCTTCTAGATTTTCCCTCAGCATCCGTAAAGACCTGGCCAGATGGGAAATGTATCGGTTACACTCAGGCTAGCATAAGGGAGTTACTACCATACTTAAAAACTAAACACGTTTGTgagttgttttcttttgtgtgcGTCACCTTCGGTCTTGCTCCGCCTGCAGCAGGGGCATCAGAGCTATCCTCGCTTCCATCTCCTCAATCTGCAAGCGCCTGCaatgcacaaacacatcacCAGTAGTTCCAGCCTGATTGTGAAATATCAAACAGAATTTGACTTTAAAATTTAAACCCAAAGCATAACTGCAAGAATGAGCAtacctcctctctctgttccaGCTAAAAAGCCTCCAGTAGCCAAACACCATGATGCCAATGCCAATGCCAAACATGCTGTATCCTGTAGATTAAAGAAGTGATTAGGGATAGTGTAAGgcaatattttcttatttttttaatgttgtgatTATAAGTTGGATCCCAACCACAAAAGAATAAGTTATGAAAAATGTGTCTCTGATGTTGGAAAGACGGAATAAATTAATCTCGTTACCTGTCTTTAAGCATATTAATGGCTGCACAACTGTCTTCAACAGGGTTCCCACACATTTTCATGGACAAAATTTCAAAACTTTCCCATGATTTTTCAAAGACCCATAATAAAGTTTCCATTCACAATGTATAACCCAAACAGAATTGTAGAATATACTTTACTCCAAATGTTAAttattgtataaaaataaacaccTTTATCAATCTCAAACAGTTGGTTACATTCATGTCTTTAATGCAGTTGATTATAAATATAAGTCTAAAATAAATtaagtctaaaaaaaacaatgcaacacgTATGTAGTCTACATACTATAAAAGTCCACAGCTCTATAATGACTGATGCAAATTATATCGTCATTAGACAGCcatgaaatattaaatgtaCACTTGCCCAGCGCCGACTCAAACTATTTGATGACTGTGGGGACCCTGCTTTAAGAACTGTGGCTTACACTATCGGCATACAGATACTAGCAACTGACCAAACCGGTCTAACACGCCTGATGTCTGTCAAATGGCAGCTATAGACATTGTGACAGTCAGATATAGAAATGTGTCTATGTGAAATAATCTATTTGAGTAAAGTTATTGACATTCAACCCCTATTTTATACTGTAGGTTGTCACTTTGT
This is a stretch of genomic DNA from Sander vitreus isolate 19-12246 chromosome 12, sanVit1, whole genome shotgun sequence. It encodes these proteins:
- the ndufa13 gene encoding NADH dehydrogenase [ubiquinone] 1 alpha subcomplex subunit 13, with the translated sequence MAGSKVKQDMPPPGGYASFDYKRNLPKRGLSGYSMFGIGIGIMVFGYWRLFSWNRERRRLQIEEMEARIALMPLLQAEQDRRSLRMLRENLEEEAILMKDVPGWKVGEKVFHTDRWVPPLSEELFNLRPREQLLHKRFGFLWYV